One segment of Primulina tabacum isolate GXHZ01 chromosome 6, ASM2559414v2, whole genome shotgun sequence DNA contains the following:
- the LOC142549512 gene encoding uncharacterized protein LOC142549512 isoform X2, with protein sequence MDIVDVFLVNKDGRFSGESFVVFAGNMQAELALQRDRQNMGRRYVEVFRCKKQEYYNAIAAEVSEGAYDGVDNCGSSPPVRRKRSPDKDNMEYTEILKMRGLPYSVKKSEIVNFFEEFHVTEDKIQIGCRSDGKATGEAYVEFASAEEAKKAMCKDKMLIGSRYVELFPSTSDDARRSASRSR encoded by the coding sequence ATGGACATCGTGGACGTCTTCTTGGTGAATAAGGATGGGAGATTCTCTGGAGAATCGTTTGTCGTCTTTGCTGGGAATATGCAGGCTGAACTTGCTCTTCAGAGAGATCGACAGAACATGGGAAGGAGATATGTGGAAGTGTTTCGTTGCAAAAAGCAGGAATATTACAATGCCATAGCCGCTGAGGTGAGTGAAGGAGCTTATGACGGGGTTGATAATTGTGGATCCTCACCTCCAGTTCGACGTAAGAGATCTCCAGATAAAGATAACATGGAATACACAGAGATCTTGAAGATGCGTGGGCTACCTTACTCTGTAAAAAAATCAGAAATCGTGAATTTTTTCGAAGAGTTCCATGTCACCGAGGATAAGATTCAGATCGGGTGCCGGTCTGATGGGAAAGCTACTGGAGAAGCTTATGTTGAGTTTGCTTCTGCTGAAGAGGCTAAGAAAGCCATGTGTAAGGACAAGATGCTGATCGGATCTCGGTATGTGGAACTCTTTCCTTCGACATCAGACGATGCTAGAAGATCTGCGTCAAGATCACGCTAG
- the LOC142549512 gene encoding uncharacterized protein LOC142549512 isoform X1: MYRHRGAMFGSGGVSDGYEIGSKRPRMMESNPYFAVRSSSNSHQRYGFGSRFQPASFPVVRLRGLPFNCTDVDIFKFFAGMDIVDVFLVNKDGRFSGESFVVFAGNMQAELALQRDRQNMGRRYVEVFRCKKQEYYNAIAAEVSEGAYDGVDNCGSSPPVRRKRSPDKDNMEYTEILKMRGLPYSVKKSEIVNFFEEFHVTEDKIQIGCRSDGKATGEAYVEFASAEEAKKAMCKDKMLIGSRYVELFPSTSDDARRSASRSR, from the coding sequence GGCAATGTTTGGGAGCGGGGGGGTTTCGGACGGGTACGAGATCGGATCAAAGAGACCAAGAATGATGGAATCAAATCCCTACTTCGCAGTGAGAAGCAGTTCAAACAGCCATCAAAGATATGGCTTTGGCAGCAGATTCCAGCCGGCTTCCTTTCCAGTTGTTCGTTTAAGGGGTCTTCCCTTCAATTGCACAGATGTTGACATTTTCAAGTTCTTTGCTGGAATGGACATCGTGGACGTCTTCTTGGTGAATAAGGATGGGAGATTCTCTGGAGAATCGTTTGTCGTCTTTGCTGGGAATATGCAGGCTGAACTTGCTCTTCAGAGAGATCGACAGAACATGGGAAGGAGATATGTGGAAGTGTTTCGTTGCAAAAAGCAGGAATATTACAATGCCATAGCCGCTGAGGTGAGTGAAGGAGCTTATGACGGGGTTGATAATTGTGGATCCTCACCTCCAGTTCGACGTAAGAGATCTCCAGATAAAGATAACATGGAATACACAGAGATCTTGAAGATGCGTGGGCTACCTTACTCTGTAAAAAAATCAGAAATCGTGAATTTTTTCGAAGAGTTCCATGTCACCGAGGATAAGATTCAGATCGGGTGCCGGTCTGATGGGAAAGCTACTGGAGAAGCTTATGTTGAGTTTGCTTCTGCTGAAGAGGCTAAGAAAGCCATGTGTAAGGACAAGATGCTGATCGGATCTCGGTATGTGGAACTCTTTCCTTCGACATCAGACGATGCTAGAAGATCTGCGTCAAGATCACGCTAG